A window of Thermus filiformis genomic DNA:
GGGGCGGGTCAGCGTCCGCCCCTCGGGGACGGAGCCTTTGGTCCGGATCATGGTGGAGGGGCCCGAGGGCCTGATCCAGGAGGTGGCTGAGGCGCTCAAAAAAGAGGTGGAGGCCCTGGATGGCGCACGCTAGGGAGCACCTGGAGCACCGCCTCCTCCTGGCCCTCCGGGAGGAGGTGAAGGCCCTGGAGGACCCCCGGCTCTTCATGGTCAGCCTGCTTAGAGGGGAGCTCTCCCCGGACGGCCGGGTCTACACCGTCTACATAGACGCCCTCTTCTCCCCCGAGGAGGCCCTGCGGG
This region includes:
- a CDS encoding ribosome-binding factor A, with protein sequence MAHAREHLEHRLLLALREEVKALEDPRLFMVSLLRGELSPDGRVYTVYIDALFSPEEALRALEGASERILGGLARRVRLKHLPRLEWRYAGAD